A single window of Bacteroidota bacterium DNA harbors:
- a CDS encoding bifunctional oligoribonuclease/PAP phosphatase NrnA, with translation MKKTEVNKLKVLLKKAKSSVIVTHWSPDGDAMGSSLALFNYLTKMKKKATVVVPNEYPEFLHWMPGDAKVLNHQSEPEKVARLIEKADAVFTLDFNSFKRLEKLGELVEKSKATKILIDHHQQPDAFAQIVFHDVKACSTCELVYDLIVALGGKKHIDKKIASCLYTGLMTDTGSFRFSSVTAKTHLILADLLEKGAVPNQIHEAVYDTYATNRLKLLGHSLSQKMVVMPEKHLAFISLTEDELNHFSYQKGDTEGLVNYPLSINGIKFSGFFAEMDGIIKVSFRSKGKFDVNKFAREYFSGGGHINAAGGKSDLNMNETISKFLTIINKPDFKVV, from the coding sequence ATGAAAAAAACCGAAGTAAATAAACTGAAAGTCCTTCTGAAAAAGGCTAAAAGTAGTGTTATAGTTACACATTGGAGTCCGGATGGAGATGCCATGGGCTCCTCCCTGGCACTGTTTAATTATTTAACCAAGATGAAAAAGAAGGCTACCGTAGTGGTGCCAAATGAATATCCCGAGTTTTTGCACTGGATGCCGGGTGATGCTAAGGTTTTGAATCATCAATCGGAACCTGAAAAGGTGGCCAGGTTAATCGAAAAGGCAGATGCGGTATTTACCTTGGATTTTAACTCATTTAAGCGCTTAGAAAAATTAGGTGAACTGGTAGAAAAAAGTAAAGCCACAAAGATATTAATCGATCATCATCAACAACCGGATGCTTTTGCTCAAATTGTTTTTCATGACGTAAAGGCCTGCAGTACTTGCGAATTGGTGTATGATTTGATTGTAGCCTTGGGAGGTAAAAAACACATCGATAAAAAAATCGCTTCGTGTTTATACACCGGATTAATGACAGATACCGGCTCTTTCCGCTTTTCATCGGTTACCGCCAAAACACATTTAATATTAGCTGATTTATTAGAGAAGGGCGCTGTTCCAAATCAAATTCATGAAGCGGTGTATGATACCTATGCAACAAATCGTTTAAAATTATTGGGTCATTCATTATCACAAAAAATGGTGGTAATGCCCGAAAAGCATTTAGCATTTATCTCCTTAACGGAAGATGAATTGAATCATTTCAGTTATCAGAAGGGTGACACAGAAGGTTTAGTCAACTATCCTTTATCCATTAACGGAATTAAATTTTCAGGATTTTTCGCAGAGATGGACGGGATAATTAAAGTATCTTTCAGAAGCAAAGGAAAGTTTGATGTGAATAAATTCGCGCGTGAATATTTTAGCGGAGGAGGACATATCAATGCAGCCGGTGGAAAAAGTGATTTGAATATGAATGAAACTATCAGCAAATTTCTAACTATAATCAATAAACCTGATTTTAAGGTAGTGTAG
- a CDS encoding phosphoribosyltransferase, with the protein MAKTKILDHTQISRKLNRMAYEVYEKNYGEKEILLVGIDGNGYKVAQRLQEILAKISNIKIKLSKIKLDKNEPWTSEPKLDFSEKDYINKSVIIVDDVLNSGKTVMYAIKPFLDSSVKRLNVLVLVDRSHSRYPVKADFVGMSLSTTMQEHIEADFSKKGNEAVYLI; encoded by the coding sequence ATGGCTAAAACAAAAATATTAGATCACACACAAATCAGCCGTAAGTTAAACCGCATGGCTTATGAAGTCTATGAAAAAAATTACGGCGAAAAGGAAATTTTGTTGGTTGGTATTGATGGTAATGGATATAAAGTAGCGCAACGTTTGCAAGAGATTCTTGCGAAAATTTCCAATATCAAAATTAAACTCTCTAAAATTAAACTCGATAAAAATGAGCCGTGGACCAGCGAACCTAAGTTGGATTTTTCAGAGAAGGATTACATTAATAAGTCGGTAATTATTGTAGATGATGTTTTAAATAGCGGGAAGACGGTTATGTACGCTATTAAGCCGTTTTTAGATTCGTCTGTTAAACGATTAAATGTTTTAGTGTTAGTGGATAGAAGTCATTCACGTTATCCAGTAAAGGCAGATTTTGTGGGAATGTCACTATCAACAACTATGCAAGAGCACATCGAAGCTGATTTCTCAAAAAAAGGTAACGAAGCTGTTTATCTCATTTAA
- a CDS encoding UDP-3-O-(3-hydroxymyristoyl)glucosamine N-acyltransferase translates to MKIKPTSLKEIAAIIQAKFIGTESHLITGFNEIHRVEAGDVVFVDHPKYYDKALSSAATTIIINKEVDCPSGKALILHPEPFTAFNTLTRHFNPLSYSNSNISPTAKIGSHVTIMPGCFIGNNVIIGDNTVLHPNVVIYDQCEIGNNVTIHANTTIGSHAFYFKKRSDAFEQLQTVGRVLIKDHVHIGSNCTIDKGVTSDTIIGKGSILDNQVHVGHDTTIGEMCLFAAQVGIAGACTIGNKVTMWGQVGISSGITIEDGAVILAQSGLGENVSAGQTYFGTPAGKAKEKMRELFATKQLPDLIKKLYDKND, encoded by the coding sequence ATGAAAATCAAACCTACATCATTAAAAGAAATTGCAGCGATTATTCAAGCTAAATTTATTGGCACTGAATCGCATCTCATTACCGGCTTCAACGAAATACACCGTGTTGAAGCAGGAGATGTAGTGTTTGTCGATCATCCGAAATATTACGATAAAGCATTATCAAGCGCAGCCACAACCATTATTATTAATAAAGAAGTAGATTGTCCGTCAGGGAAAGCATTGATTCTGCACCCTGAACCATTTACTGCGTTTAATACTTTAACCAGACATTTCAATCCTCTCTCCTACTCTAACTCAAACATTAGTCCGACTGCTAAAATCGGCAGCCATGTTACCATTATGCCGGGTTGCTTTATTGGTAATAATGTAATCATTGGCGACAACACAGTTCTTCATCCTAATGTTGTTATTTATGATCAATGCGAAATAGGAAACAACGTTACCATTCATGCTAACACAACTATTGGTTCGCATGCTTTTTACTTTAAAAAACGCAGTGATGCATTTGAACAATTACAAACTGTTGGGCGTGTTTTGATAAAAGACCATGTTCACATTGGCTCCAATTGTACAATCGACAAAGGAGTCACTTCAGATACTATTATTGGGAAAGGAAGTATTCTGGACAATCAAGTGCATGTTGGACATGATACCACCATTGGAGAAATGTGTTTATTTGCTGCTCAAGTCGGTATTGCGGGTGCCTGTACGATTGGAAATAAAGTCACCATGTGGGGACAAGTCGGCATCTCCAGCGGTATAACTATAGAAGATGGTGCCGTTATTTTAGCTCAATCAGGATTGGGTGAAAATGTAAGTGCAGGACAAACGTATTTTGGTACACCGGCCGGAAAAGCAAAAGAGAAAATGCGCGAATTATTTGCAACGAAACAGTTGCCCGACCTTATCAAAAAACTTTACGATAAAAACGATTAG
- a CDS encoding oligosaccharide flippase family protein, giving the protein MQQRKFILNLALLIILNLLIKPFWILIIDPGVQYQVGNAHYGEYSALFMFSFLLTIFLDFGLTNFNNKNIAQNNHLLSKHFSSLLSLKFVLGIIYIMLTMLCAYIVGYDARYMKLLLILCINQFFISFILYLRSNLQGLHLFKTDSIVSVLDRLIMILICFALFWHWFGLEVDIMNYVYAQTIGYGLTALITFWIVLKETHTFKLTWNWRFSYMMLKKSFPFAILVLLQTFYNRIDSVMIERMLPAGVGASEAGIYAKGFRLLEAAMMIGFLFATQLLPIFSRMLEFKEDVQNLVKLSFSLLITPAIIVSMGCAFYSNELCLLINKSTDSAPVFSTLMFCFTASSISYIFGTLLTANGNLKQMNIMAICGILINVILNVILIPQFHAFGSAIASVTTQFMTALIQVFIAVKIFKFKTNKRLLIALVFFIFGVACINYLSLHLTKQWMLNFAIMVAASGLWAFVTGIINIKSVLRFIKYK; this is encoded by the coding sequence ATGCAGCAAAGGAAGTTCATACTCAATTTAGCCCTGCTAATTATTCTCAACTTGCTTATTAAGCCATTTTGGATTTTAATTATCGATCCGGGTGTTCAATATCAGGTTGGGAATGCGCATTACGGAGAATACTCGGCGCTGTTTATGTTTTCTTTTTTACTTACCATTTTTCTTGATTTTGGGTTAACCAATTTCAACAACAAAAACATTGCACAAAACAATCATTTGTTAAGTAAACACTTCAGCAGCTTATTGTCACTGAAATTTGTATTAGGAATAATTTACATAATGTTAACCATGCTCTGCGCCTATATCGTTGGCTATGATGCACGTTACATGAAACTCCTTTTAATCCTTTGTATCAATCAATTTTTCATCAGCTTTATATTGTATTTGCGCTCGAATTTACAAGGCCTACACCTATTCAAAACCGACAGTATTGTGTCGGTATTGGATCGCTTAATCATGATTTTGATTTGCTTTGCTTTATTCTGGCATTGGTTTGGTCTGGAAGTTGACATCATGAATTATGTATATGCGCAAACCATTGGTTATGGTTTAACGGCACTCATTACATTTTGGATTGTTTTAAAAGAAACACACACGTTTAAATTAACCTGGAATTGGCGTTTCAGCTACATGATGCTGAAGAAAAGTTTTCCATTCGCCATCTTAGTATTATTGCAAACCTTTTATAATCGAATTGATTCGGTAATGATAGAAAGGATGTTACCTGCGGGCGTAGGAGCATCTGAAGCCGGCATTTATGCTAAAGGTTTTCGTTTATTGGAAGCGGCTATGATGATTGGTTTTTTATTCGCAACACAATTACTCCCGATATTCAGCCGAATGCTGGAGTTTAAAGAAGACGTCCAGAATTTAGTAAAACTATCTTTTTCACTCTTAATTACTCCTGCTATTATCGTATCCATGGGATGCGCCTTTTACAGCAACGAGTTATGCCTTCTTATTAATAAAAGCACCGATTCGGCTCCGGTATTCAGCACTTTAATGTTTTGTTTTACAGCAAGTTCCATTTCCTATATTTTTGGAACGCTCTTAACTGCCAACGGAAACTTAAAACAAATGAATATCATGGCCATTTGTGGCATTTTAATTAACGTGATTTTAAATGTGATTTTAATCCCTCAGTTTCACGCCTTTGGGAGTGCGATTGCCAGTGTTACAACACAGTTTATGACTGCTCTTATTCAGGTGTTTATAGCCGTAAAAATCTTCAAGTTTAAAACCAATAAACGCTTACTTATTGCCCTAGTTTTCTTTATATTTGGGGTAGCATGTATAAATTATCTTTCTCTACACCTTACCAAACAATGGATGCTTAATTTCGCCATCATGGTGGCTGCATCAGGACTTTGGGCCTTTGTAACAGGAATTATCAATATCAAATCAGTATTACGTTTTATAAAATACAAATAA
- a CDS encoding nucleoside-diphosphate kinase, producing the protein MAGKITFTMLKPDAVEANNIGPILAKINEGGFRIVAMKYLRLSPEQAGQFYAVHKERPFYGELVSYMSSGPIVAAVLTKDNAVADFRKLIGATDPTKAEEGTIRKMFAKSIAANAIHGSDSDENAEIEANFFFSQLERF; encoded by the coding sequence ATGGCAGGAAAAATCACATTTACTATGCTTAAACCCGATGCGGTTGAAGCCAACAACATTGGTCCGATTTTAGCAAAAATCAACGAGGGCGGATTCCGCATTGTTGCTATGAAATATTTACGCCTTAGCCCTGAGCAGGCAGGCCAATTTTATGCGGTTCACAAAGAGCGTCCTTTTTACGGAGAGCTTGTTTCTTATATGAGCAGCGGTCCTATCGTTGCAGCTGTATTAACGAAAGATAACGCAGTAGCAGATTTCAGAAAATTAATTGGGGCAACGGATCCAACGAAAGCTGAAGAAGGCACTATTCGTAAAATGTTCGCTAAATCTATTGCTGCAAACGCTATTCACGGCTCTGACAGCGATGAAAACGCAGAAATCGAAGCTAACTTCTTCTTCTCGCAACTAGAACGATTTTAA
- a CDS encoding glycosyltransferase family 4 protein has translation MGWFSYQTLKRITTKHSNVHFVFLFDRPFDSEFLFSDNITPIIIGPQARHPFLYYAWFEFSVKNTLNSLKPDLFLSPDGFLSLGAKCKQLPVIHDINFLHNPQDVKLLTRRYYNYFFPRFAKKATRIATVSEYSKKDIADNYKINPDKIDVVYNGINSDFKSVNEEIKKQTKSKFSKGCDYFLFVGSLHPRKNISRLIEAFGAFKKESNSGIKLLLAGPQYWGMSEIYKSIDALACKEDIIFTNRLSNEDLANVMASALALTFVPYFEGFGIPLVEAMQSEIPIITSNVTSLPEIAGDAAIFVNPYEVSEIKNAMLKLYADKALRSELIEKGKLRKDLFSWDKSADLLWQSIEKATNA, from the coding sequence ATGGGATGGTTTTCTTATCAAACCTTAAAACGTATAACAACTAAGCATTCTAACGTGCATTTTGTCTTTTTATTTGATCGTCCATTTGACTCCGAATTTCTTTTTAGCGATAACATTACACCAATCATTATTGGTCCTCAGGCGCGTCATCCGTTTTTATATTACGCCTGGTTTGAGTTTTCGGTAAAGAATACACTTAATAGCTTAAAACCCGATTTGTTTCTATCGCCTGATGGTTTTTTAAGTTTAGGTGCCAAATGCAAACAATTACCGGTGATTCACGACATCAATTTTTTACATAATCCGCAAGACGTAAAACTATTAACACGCCGTTACTATAATTATTTTTTTCCTCGCTTTGCAAAAAAGGCAACCCGAATTGCAACGGTTTCAGAGTATAGTAAAAAAGATATCGCAGACAATTATAAAATCAATCCGGATAAAATTGATGTGGTTTACAACGGAATTAATTCAGATTTTAAATCGGTTAATGAAGAAATTAAAAAGCAAACAAAGTCGAAATTTTCGAAGGGTTGCGATTATTTTTTGTTTGTTGGTTCATTACATCCCCGTAAAAATATCTCACGTTTAATCGAAGCTTTTGGTGCCTTCAAAAAAGAATCAAATTCTGGAATCAAATTACTTTTAGCAGGACCGCAATATTGGGGCATGAGTGAAATCTATAAATCCATTGATGCGCTGGCCTGTAAAGAAGATATAATTTTTACGAATCGTTTAAGCAATGAAGATTTGGCAAACGTGATGGCATCAGCTTTAGCTTTAACATTCGTTCCATATTTTGAAGGCTTTGGTATTCCGTTAGTAGAGGCGATGCAAAGCGAAATTCCAATCATAACAAGTAATGTAACCAGCTTGCCCGAAATCGCAGGAGACGCGGCCATTTTTGTTAATCCGTATGAAGTGAGTGAGATTAAAAATGCCATGCTAAAATTATACGCCGACAAGGCCTTAAGATCAGAATTAATCGAGAAAGGAAAACTGAGAAAAGATTTGTTTTCCTGGGATAAATCGGCTGATTTGTTATGGCAATCTATCGAAAAGGCAACGAATGCCTAA
- a CDS encoding 4-hydroxy-tetrahydrodipicolinate synthase, whose product MANLDLTGTGVAIVTPFKKNGTVDFPALKKLVNHLINGKVEYLVVMGTTGESVTLSKEEKQEVMDCVVKENKKRVPLVLGVGGNNTTEIVKQIEKVDSKNFSAILSVSPYYNKPSQEGIYQHYKAISKASKLPIILYNVPGRTSSNISADTTLRLAKDFKNIVAIKEASGNLAQCMQIINGRPKNFLVISGDDNLTLPIIACGGDGVISVVANAYPKDFSDMVRAALNDDLDTARKLHYKLMDFTDLLFADGNPGGIKCALNALKITETYVRLPLVEPNDKVKQKIKEFVKKH is encoded by the coding sequence ATGGCAAATTTAGATTTAACAGGCACAGGTGTTGCAATTGTAACACCTTTTAAAAAAAATGGAACCGTTGATTTTCCGGCTTTAAAAAAATTGGTTAATCATTTAATTAATGGTAAGGTTGAATATTTGGTAGTAATGGGTACTACCGGTGAATCGGTTACATTAAGTAAGGAAGAGAAACAAGAGGTGATGGATTGTGTTGTAAAAGAAAATAAAAAGCGTGTTCCTTTAGTGCTTGGTGTTGGTGGAAACAATACAACTGAGATTGTAAAACAAATTGAAAAAGTAGATTCGAAAAATTTCTCAGCGATTTTATCAGTTTCTCCTTATTACAATAAACCGTCTCAGGAAGGAATTTATCAGCATTATAAAGCAATTTCCAAAGCAAGCAAATTACCAATCATTCTTTATAATGTTCCGGGAAGAACTTCTTCTAATATTTCGGCAGACACTACTCTGCGTTTAGCAAAGGATTTTAAAAATATTGTTGCTATCAAAGAAGCTTCAGGAAATCTGGCGCAGTGTATGCAGATTATTAATGGTCGTCCGAAAAACTTCCTGGTGATTAGCGGCGATGATAATTTAACCTTGCCTATTATTGCGTGTGGTGGTGATGGCGTTATATCTGTTGTAGCGAATGCTTATCCAAAGGATTTTTCTGACATGGTGCGCGCTGCGTTAAATGATGATTTAGATACTGCGCGCAAACTGCATTATAAATTAATGGACTTTACTGATTTGTTGTTTGCTGATGGTAATCCTGGTGGTATCAAGTGCGCTTTAAACGCGTTAAAAATTACCGAAACCTATGTTCGTTTACCGTTAGTTGAACCAAACGATAAAGTAAAACAAAAAATTAAGGAATTTGTAAAAAAGCATTAA
- a CDS encoding SpoIIE family protein phosphatase: MANKKIHISNTSKTVKDLKLNALLEITKAINNNLSTSQLLDLYQDILENRLKVGKLVLFSFDKEWTCILKYGISKEFNHIKFENELLEIKEIESISFTKGNLSKSFEIVIPVYHKQIPLAYVLLGDVNEQKLELSAAIKHLPYIQTLTNIIVVSIENKKLYRQTIQRAQIQKELELAQTMQQMLFPDKLPNTESLKAAAKYIPHQQVSGDYYDFIQLNLHEFMFCVADVSGKGIAAALLMSNIQATFHSLVNYTHNLKDIIIELNKRVWHNAKGEKFVSMFLGKINTKSKQLTYINAGHNPPMLFNSGKVSNLAKGCTLLGISETIPQIEVEILDIPQAYTLFCFTDGLTDTLNDAGDYLTETSVQKLISKNLKSDPSFINDTVMYYAEEFKGENLFVDDIALLTIKCG, encoded by the coding sequence TTGGCCAATAAAAAAATTCATATTTCCAACACTTCAAAAACCGTTAAGGATTTAAAACTTAATGCGCTGTTGGAAATTACAAAGGCCATCAATAACAATCTTTCTACTTCTCAGTTACTCGATCTTTACCAGGATATCTTAGAAAACCGACTCAAGGTAGGGAAACTTGTCCTTTTTAGTTTTGATAAGGAGTGGACCTGTATTCTAAAGTATGGTATCAGTAAAGAGTTTAATCACATCAAGTTCGAAAACGAGTTACTTGAGATCAAAGAAATTGAGTCTATCAGTTTTACAAAAGGAAACTTAAGTAAGAGTTTTGAAATTGTAATCCCGGTTTATCATAAGCAAATTCCGTTGGCTTATGTTTTATTAGGGGATGTGAATGAGCAAAAGCTCGAGTTGAGTGCAGCCATAAAACATTTGCCCTACATTCAAACACTCACCAATATTATTGTTGTATCTATTGAAAATAAAAAACTGTATCGGCAAACTATTCAGCGTGCACAGATTCAAAAAGAATTGGAATTAGCGCAAACGATGCAGCAAATGTTGTTCCCGGATAAATTACCTAATACGGAGTCATTAAAAGCGGCGGCTAAATACATTCCACATCAACAAGTGAGTGGCGATTATTACGATTTCATTCAATTAAACCTACATGAATTTATGTTTTGTGTAGCAGATGTATCGGGTAAAGGAATCGCGGCAGCTTTATTGATGAGTAATATTCAGGCAACCTTTCATAGTTTGGTGAATTACACACACAACTTAAAGGATATTATTATTGAATTGAATAAAAGGGTTTGGCATAATGCAAAAGGAGAAAAATTTGTCTCCATGTTTTTGGGAAAAATAAACACAAAGAGTAAACAGCTCACTTATATTAATGCGGGTCATAATCCCCCGATGTTGTTTAACTCAGGTAAAGTTTCAAACTTGGCTAAGGGATGCACTTTGTTAGGGATTAGTGAAACCATACCGCAAATTGAAGTTGAGATTTTAGACATTCCTCAAGCATATACTTTGTTTTGTTTCACAGACGGACTCACCGATACCTTAAATGATGCCGGTGATTATTTAACAGAAACCAGTGTGCAGAAATTAATAAGTAAAAATCTCAAATCAGATCCTTCCTTTATTAATGATACAGTAATGTATTATGCGGAAGAATTTAAAGGCGAGAATTTATTTGTGGATGATATCGCTTTACTAACCATTAAATGCGGTTAG
- a CDS encoding O-antigen ligase family protein, giving the protein MIKLSKITVFYALILTYILGNSYVLLFKRDMFYAFNLLPIAILIFYWAIFNIERVVYLMVFCTPLAVTLKNLGLSEGIDLSLPTEPLMAGLMVIYLLNELMYKITPRNILKHPITILIFIQLLWMFITTLSSVDFTVSLKYLIARLWFVFSCYFVGTQLLKNKNNIRSFILAYAIPLAIVCLITIYQHAAFNFDDKIADWIVSPFYNDHTAYGAALAMYIPVIIAMLFQKNTSNLMRMLYAALVSIFVLAIILSFARAGWLSLVAATGVFITLMLRIKFRTLLITTITLTVLFFSFQEEIFIALGRNNTDSEGDLSKNISSMTNISTDASNLERINRWSCAMRMFYEKPYFGWGPGTYMFNYAPYQKSSERTIISTNFGTNGNAHSEYLGPLTEQGVLGLLIVVSMLFSTMFMGYRLVYTVKDKNIKAITIGVFLGIFTYFVHGFLNNFLDTDKLSVPFWGFMAILVCIDVYHRNGEHTESNTETNRI; this is encoded by the coding sequence TTGATTAAACTGAGTAAAATAACCGTATTCTACGCACTTATTTTAACCTACATATTAGGTAACAGCTACGTATTGCTCTTTAAACGCGATATGTTCTATGCCTTTAATCTTTTGCCTATCGCGATTCTCATTTTTTACTGGGCTATTTTTAATATTGAGCGGGTTGTTTACTTGATGGTGTTTTGCACACCCTTAGCTGTTACTTTAAAAAACCTTGGCTTATCGGAAGGCATCGATTTAAGTTTACCAACCGAACCTTTAATGGCGGGATTAATGGTGATTTATTTACTCAATGAGCTGATGTATAAAATCACACCGAGAAATATCCTAAAGCATCCCATTACCATTTTAATTTTCATCCAGCTTTTATGGATGTTTATTACTACACTAAGCAGTGTTGACTTTACTGTATCCTTAAAATACTTGATTGCGCGCTTGTGGTTTGTGTTCAGTTGTTATTTTGTAGGTACGCAATTATTAAAAAACAAAAATAACATCCGTTCATTTATTCTTGCTTATGCAATTCCATTGGCAATTGTTTGTTTAATTACCATCTACCAACATGCCGCATTTAATTTTGACGATAAAATTGCCGATTGGATTGTTTCTCCTTTTTACAATGATCACACAGCCTATGGCGCTGCATTAGCGATGTACATACCGGTTATCATTGCCATGTTGTTTCAAAAAAACACCAGTAATTTAATGCGCATGCTTTATGCCGCTTTAGTTAGCATTTTTGTTTTGGCTATTATACTTTCATTTGCTCGCGCAGGATGGTTAAGTCTTGTTGCAGCAACCGGTGTATTTATCACATTAATGCTTCGTATTAAATTCAGAACACTTTTAATTACAACAATTACGCTTACCGTTTTATTCTTTTCCTTTCAGGAAGAAATTTTCATTGCCTTAGGAAGAAACAACACTGATTCAGAGGGCGATCTTTCAAAAAACATTTCGTCCATGACGAACATTTCAACAGATGCTTCAAACCTTGAGCGCATCAATCGTTGGAGTTGTGCGATGCGAATGTTTTATGAAAAACCATATTTCGGTTGGGGACCCGGCACGTATATGTTTAACTACGCGCCGTATCAAAAAAGCAGCGAACGAACGATTATCAGTACCAACTTTGGAACAAATGGTAATGCGCATAGCGAGTATTTAGGTCCGTTAACCGAACAAGGTGTTTTAGGATTATTAATTGTAGTAAGCATGTTGTTTTCAACCATGTTTATGGGCTATCGTTTAGTCTACACCGTAAAAGATAAAAACATAAAAGCAATTACCATTGGTGTTTTCCTTGGAATCTTCACCTACTTCGTTCACGGATTTTTAAATAACTTCCTCGATACCGATAAATTATCTGTGCCTTTCTGGGGCTTTATGGCTATTTTGGTTTGTATTGATGTGTATCACCGAAATGGTGAGCATACCGAGAGTAATACAGAAACTAACCGCATTTAA